The proteins below come from a single Microtus pennsylvanicus isolate mMicPen1 chromosome 13, mMicPen1.hap1, whole genome shotgun sequence genomic window:
- the LOC142833694 gene encoding cytochrome P450 2J3 isoform X1 — MLAATGSLVAAIWAELHLKTLLLAAVAFLFLADYLKKRRPKNYPPGPRPLPFVGCLFYLDPKQPHLALQKFVKKYGNVLSLDFANIPSVVITGMPLIKEVFTQLEPNFLNRPVTLLRKHLFKKNGLIFSSGQTWKEQRRFALMTLRNFGLGKKSLEQRIQEEASYLVEAIKEEGGQPFDPHFNINNAVSNIICSITFGERFEYQDSQFQEMLRLLDEVMCLESSLMCHLYNIFPRIIHYLPGSHRTLFRNWGKLKLFVSDIVENHRRDWNPDEPRDFIDAFLTEMTKYPDNTTSFNEENLITTTLDLFFAGTETTSTTLRWALLCMALYPEVQEKVQAEIDRVIGQGRQPSLADRDSMPYTNAVIHEVQRMGNIIPFNVPREGAVATKLAGFDLPKGIMVLTNLTALHRDPKEWATPDVFNPEHFLENGEFKKREAFLPFSMGKRACLGEQLARSELFIFITSLIQKFTFKPPVNEKLSLQFRMSVTLSPVSHRICAIPRL, encoded by the exons GCTGTTGCCTTCCTCTTCCTGGCTGACTACCTCAAAAAGCGGCGCCCCAAGAACTACCCGCCAGGGCCCAGGCCCCTGCCCTTCGTGGGCTGCTTGTTTTATTTGGACCCAAAGCAACCCCACCTAGCCCTCCAGAAG TTTGTGAAGAAATACGGGAACGTTTTAAGCTTGGATTTTGCTAATATACCCTCAGTGGTTATAACTGGCATGCCCTTAATCAAAGAAGTCTTTACTCAATTGGAGCCAAATTTTCTGAATCGCCCTGTCACTCTTCTCCGAAAACATCTCTTTAAGAAAAATG GATTGATCTTCTCCAGTGGCCAGACATGGAAGGAGCAAAGAAGGTTTGCCCTGATGACTCTGAGGAACTTTGGGTTGGGAAAGAAGAGCTTAGAGCAGCGCATACAGGAGGAGGCCAGCTATCTTGTGGAGGCCATaaaagaggagggag GACAGCCATTTGACCCTCACTTCAATATCAATAATGCAGTTTCCAATATCATTTGCTCTATCACCTTCGGAGAGCGCTTTGAGTACCAGGATAGTCAGTTTCAGGAGATGCTGAGGCTACTGGATGAGGTCATGTGTTTGGAGTCATCACTGATGTGCCAC CTCTACAATATCTTTCCAAGGATAATTCATTATCTTCCTGGATCACACCGAACACTTTTCAGAAACTGGGGAAAGCTGAAATTGTTTGTCTCTGATATAGTTGAAAATCACCGGAGAGACTGGAACCCTGATGAGCCGAGAGACTTCATTGACGCTTTCCTCACGGAAATGACAAAG TATCCAGACAATACTACAAGTTTCAATGAAGAAAACCTCATCACCACCACTCTGGACCTCTTCTTTGCTGGAACAGAGACAACATCCACGACCCTGCGCTGGGCTCTGCTCTGCATGGCCCTCTACCCAGAAGTCCAAG AAAAAGTGCAGGCTGAGATTGACAGAGTGATTGGTCAAGGAAGACAGCCAAGCCTGGCTGACCGAGACTCCATGCCCTACACCAATGCTGTCATCCACGAGGTGCAGAGGATGGGCAACATCATTCCCTTTAATGTTCCCAGGGAAGGGGCCGTTGCCACCAAGTTGGCTGGATTTGACCTGCCAAAG GGAATCATGGTCCTGACCAACCTAACTGCATTGCACAGGGACCCCAAAGAGTGGGCTACTCCAGATGTCTTCAACCCAGAGCACTTTCTGGAGAATGGAGAGTTTAAGAAGAGAGAGGCTTTTCTGCCATTTTCAATGG GAAAACGAGCTTGTCTTGGAGAGCAATTGGCCAGGTCTGAGCTGTTCATTTTTATCACTTCCCTTATCCAAAAATTTACCTTCAAGCCCCCAGTCAATGAGAAGCTGAGCCTGCAGTTCAGAATGTCTGTTACCCTTTCACCCGTCAGTCACCGCATCTGTGCAATTCCTAGGCTGTGA
- the LOC142833694 gene encoding cytochrome P450 2J3 isoform X2, with product MLAATGSLVAAIWAELHLKTLLLAAVAFLFLADYLKKRRPKNYPPGPRPLPFVGCLFYLDPKQPHLALQKFVKKYGNVLSLDFANIPSVVITGMPLIKEVFTQLEPNFLNRPVTLLRKHLFKKNGLIFSSGQTWKEQRRFALMTLRNFGLGKKSLEQRIQEEASYLVEAIKEEGGQPFDPHFNINNAVSNIICSITFGERFEYQDSQFQEMLRLLDEVMCLESSLMCHLYNIFPRIIHYLPGSHRTLFRNWGKLKLFVSDIVENHRRDWNPDEPRDFIDAFLTEMTKYPDNTTSFNEENLITTTLDLFFAGTETTSTTLRWALLCMALYPEVQEKVQAEIDRVIGQGRQPSLADRDSMPYTNAVIHEVQRMGNIIPFNVPREGAVATKLAGFDLPKENELVLESNWPGLSCSFLSLPLSKNLPSSPQSMRS from the exons GCTGTTGCCTTCCTCTTCCTGGCTGACTACCTCAAAAAGCGGCGCCCCAAGAACTACCCGCCAGGGCCCAGGCCCCTGCCCTTCGTGGGCTGCTTGTTTTATTTGGACCCAAAGCAACCCCACCTAGCCCTCCAGAAG TTTGTGAAGAAATACGGGAACGTTTTAAGCTTGGATTTTGCTAATATACCCTCAGTGGTTATAACTGGCATGCCCTTAATCAAAGAAGTCTTTACTCAATTGGAGCCAAATTTTCTGAATCGCCCTGTCACTCTTCTCCGAAAACATCTCTTTAAGAAAAATG GATTGATCTTCTCCAGTGGCCAGACATGGAAGGAGCAAAGAAGGTTTGCCCTGATGACTCTGAGGAACTTTGGGTTGGGAAAGAAGAGCTTAGAGCAGCGCATACAGGAGGAGGCCAGCTATCTTGTGGAGGCCATaaaagaggagggag GACAGCCATTTGACCCTCACTTCAATATCAATAATGCAGTTTCCAATATCATTTGCTCTATCACCTTCGGAGAGCGCTTTGAGTACCAGGATAGTCAGTTTCAGGAGATGCTGAGGCTACTGGATGAGGTCATGTGTTTGGAGTCATCACTGATGTGCCAC CTCTACAATATCTTTCCAAGGATAATTCATTATCTTCCTGGATCACACCGAACACTTTTCAGAAACTGGGGAAAGCTGAAATTGTTTGTCTCTGATATAGTTGAAAATCACCGGAGAGACTGGAACCCTGATGAGCCGAGAGACTTCATTGACGCTTTCCTCACGGAAATGACAAAG TATCCAGACAATACTACAAGTTTCAATGAAGAAAACCTCATCACCACCACTCTGGACCTCTTCTTTGCTGGAACAGAGACAACATCCACGACCCTGCGCTGGGCTCTGCTCTGCATGGCCCTCTACCCAGAAGTCCAAG AAAAAGTGCAGGCTGAGATTGACAGAGTGATTGGTCAAGGAAGACAGCCAAGCCTGGCTGACCGAGACTCCATGCCCTACACCAATGCTGTCATCCACGAGGTGCAGAGGATGGGCAACATCATTCCCTTTAATGTTCCCAGGGAAGGGGCCGTTGCCACCAAGTTGGCTGGATTTGACCTGCCAAAG GAAAACGAGCTTGTCTTGGAGAGCAATTGGCCAGGTCTGAGCTGTTCATTTTTATCACTTCCCTTATCCAAAAATTTACCTTCAAGCCCCCAGTCAATGAGAAGCTGA